Proteins from a single region of Corynebacterium casei LMG S-19264:
- a CDS encoding acyl-CoA carboxylase subunit beta, translating into MTKKPDLKTTAGKIEDLDQRVTESLNPLGEGAVDGGQEAGQLTARTRIDALLDAGSFVETDALARHRSVDFDREHNKPSTDGVVTGYGTLDGRKVCVFSQDESIFEGTLGEVNGEKIIKIYDLALKTGVPIVGIHASAGPRVQEGIVTLGMYGRIMARATSASGLIPQVSVVVGDTEGMASFLSGFSDVVVMTSQAALHQARPSVVAQVFGEDVTAAELGGAGVHCENGTAQIIAETDEQALLMARDVLSYLPVNNRAEAPRTEAEIMAGSITNNISEADKKLLDIIPDEASTAYDMREVVDSVVDDASFYEVSGAFAPNVLTGFARIEGRSVGVVANQPMANAGALDSAAAEKAARFIRTCDAFNTPVVTFVDSPGFVPSAEEEKAGLVRRATKLAYAYAEASVGKITVITRKALGPAFVFMGSKDLGADLAYGWPTAEIAVAQTSQAAEDIYGADATEEQKAELEEKFMGPYQAAERGMVDAVISPAATRGHLIEGLRLLERKVVPAALKKHGNITL; encoded by the coding sequence ATGACTAAAAAACCGGATCTGAAAACGACTGCCGGCAAGATCGAAGACTTAGATCAACGCGTCACCGAATCCCTAAACCCCTTGGGTGAGGGCGCAGTTGACGGTGGCCAAGAAGCTGGCCAGCTCACTGCACGGACCCGAATTGATGCTTTGCTCGATGCCGGTTCTTTTGTTGAAACTGACGCACTTGCACGCCACCGCTCCGTGGACTTTGACCGTGAGCACAACAAGCCATCCACCGATGGTGTTGTGACCGGTTACGGCACCTTGGACGGCCGCAAGGTCTGCGTGTTTAGCCAGGACGAGTCCATTTTTGAGGGCACCTTGGGTGAGGTTAATGGCGAGAAGATCATCAAGATCTACGACCTAGCCCTCAAGACTGGTGTTCCTATTGTTGGCATTCATGCTTCTGCTGGTCCTCGTGTCCAGGAAGGCATTGTCACTTTAGGCATGTACGGCCGCATCATGGCTCGTGCAACTTCAGCTTCTGGTTTGATTCCGCAGGTCTCCGTTGTTGTTGGTGATACTGAGGGCATGGCGTCATTCTTGTCTGGTTTCTCCGACGTTGTTGTTATGACCTCGCAGGCGGCGTTGCACCAGGCACGTCCAAGTGTTGTGGCGCAGGTCTTTGGTGAGGATGTCACTGCTGCTGAACTAGGTGGCGCTGGCGTTCACTGTGAAAATGGCACCGCGCAGATCATTGCTGAAACTGATGAGCAGGCTTTGCTCATGGCGCGTGATGTGTTGAGCTACTTGCCGGTGAATAACCGTGCGGAAGCTCCTCGCACCGAGGCAGAGATCATGGCAGGTTCCATTACTAACAACATCAGCGAGGCAGATAAGAAGCTGCTGGATATCATCCCGGATGAGGCTTCTACTGCTTATGACATGCGCGAGGTTGTAGACAGCGTCGTGGATGACGCTTCCTTCTATGAAGTCAGCGGCGCTTTTGCCCCCAACGTGCTCACCGGTTTTGCACGTATTGAGGGCCGCAGCGTCGGTGTTGTTGCCAACCAGCCAATGGCTAATGCTGGCGCGCTGGACTCGGCAGCGGCGGAAAAGGCAGCTCGTTTTATCCGCACCTGCGACGCTTTCAACACCCCAGTTGTTACCTTCGTAGACTCCCCTGGTTTCGTGCCTTCCGCTGAGGAAGAAAAGGCTGGCTTGGTTCGTCGTGCCACCAAGCTTGCTTATGCCTACGCGGAAGCATCCGTTGGCAAGATTACGGTTATCACCCGCAAGGCTTTGGGCCCAGCATTCGTTTTCATGGGTTCCAAGGATTTGGGTGCGGATCTTGCTTATGGTTGGCCAACCGCTGAGATTGCTGTCGCGCAGACCTCCCAGGCTGCCGAAGACATCTACGGCGCAGACGCCACCGAAGAGCAAAAGGCTGAGCTGGAAGAGAAGTTCATGGGTCCATACCAGGCTGCTGAGCGCGGCATGGTGGACGCGGTTATCTCTCCTGCTGCAACCCGCGGTCACTTGATTGAAGGCCTGCGCCTTCTTGAACGCAAGGTTGTTCCAGCTGCCCTGAAAAAGCACGGCAACATCACGCTATAA
- a CDS encoding acyl-CoA carboxylase subunit beta, translating into MTISSPFTDLDSLEDDNTTAGKLAELKRRRAEATLPMGEAAVEKVHAQDRLTARDRLDYLLDEGSFVETDMLAKHRTTDFGMSKKKIVTDGIVTGWGTIDGREVCIFSQDGTVFGGALGEVYGEKMIKIMELAITTGRPLIGLYEGAGARIQEGSVSLDWIAQTFYQNINASGVVPQISVIMGACAGGNAYSPALTDFVVMVDKKSKMFVTGPDVIKTVTGEEITQEELGGASAHMINAGNSHYTAQSDEEALDWVHDLVGYLPSNNRLQAPLEDTEFIDEITADDLKLDEIIPDSPTQPYDVREVIESLTDDGEFMEIQAERAENVVIALGRIEGQTVGFVANQPTVYAGCLDIDSSEKAARFIRTCDSFNIPLVLLVDVPGFLPGLDQEHNGILRRGAKLLYAYGEATVPKITITMRKAYGGAYCVMGSKGLGADVNLAWPTAQIAVMGASGAVGFIYRKELKQAHEKGLDVAELAKSFEREYEDHMLNPYKAAERGLIDAVILPSETRQMVARNLRLYADKNVARPARKHGNIPL; encoded by the coding sequence ATGACCATTTCCTCACCTTTCACGGATCTTGACAGCTTGGAAGACGACAACACCACCGCAGGCAAACTTGCCGAACTGAAGCGTCGCCGCGCTGAAGCGACCTTACCTATGGGTGAGGCCGCGGTTGAGAAGGTTCACGCACAGGACCGCCTCACCGCACGCGATCGCCTGGACTACTTGCTCGATGAGGGCTCCTTCGTGGAGACCGACATGCTGGCAAAGCACCGCACCACCGACTTCGGCATGTCCAAGAAGAAGATTGTCACCGACGGCATTGTGACCGGCTGGGGCACCATCGACGGACGCGAAGTCTGCATCTTCTCCCAGGACGGCACCGTCTTCGGCGGCGCACTCGGCGAAGTTTATGGCGAAAAGATGATCAAGATTATGGAGCTGGCCATCACCACCGGCCGCCCATTGATTGGTCTCTACGAAGGCGCTGGCGCCCGTATCCAGGAAGGCTCCGTCTCCCTGGACTGGATTGCCCAGACCTTTTACCAAAACATCAACGCCTCCGGCGTCGTCCCACAGATTTCTGTCATCATGGGCGCATGTGCCGGCGGTAACGCTTACTCCCCCGCCCTGACTGACTTTGTTGTCATGGTGGACAAGAAGTCCAAGATGTTCGTCACCGGCCCAGACGTTATTAAGACCGTCACCGGTGAAGAAATCACCCAGGAAGAATTGGGCGGCGCTTCTGCACACATGATCAACGCTGGTAACTCCCACTACACCGCACAAAGCGATGAAGAGGCACTGGACTGGGTACATGACTTGGTTGGTTACCTGCCTTCCAACAACCGCCTGCAAGCACCGTTGGAAGACACCGAGTTCATCGATGAAATCACCGCTGATGACCTCAAGCTGGATGAAATCATCCCAGACTCCCCAACCCAGCCATATGACGTTCGCGAAGTCATCGAGTCTTTGACCGATGACGGCGAGTTCATGGAAATCCAGGCTGAGCGCGCCGAGAACGTCGTTATCGCATTAGGCCGCATCGAAGGCCAGACCGTAGGCTTTGTTGCTAACCAGCCAACCGTCTACGCCGGCTGCTTGGACATCGACTCCTCGGAGAAGGCTGCACGCTTCATCCGCACCTGTGACTCCTTCAACATCCCACTGGTTCTGCTCGTGGACGTACCAGGCTTCCTGCCAGGTCTAGACCAGGAGCACAACGGCATTCTGCGTCGCGGCGCGAAGCTGCTCTACGCATACGGTGAAGCAACCGTTCCAAAGATCACCATCACCATGCGCAAGGCCTACGGCGGCGCATACTGCGTGATGGGCTCCAAGGGCCTAGGCGCTGACGTGAACCTGGCATGGCCAACCGCGCAGATCGCCGTGATGGGCGCATCTGGTGCTGTCGGCTTCATCTACCGCAAGGAGCTCAAGCAGGCACACGAGAAGGGCTTGGACGTAGCTGAGCTGGCTAAGTCCTTCGAGCGTGAATACGAAGACCACATGCTCAACCCTTACAAGGCAGCAGAACGCGGCCTCATCGACGCAGTCATCTTGCCATCTGAGACCCGTCAGATGGTTGCACGTAACCTGCGCCTGTACGCCGACAAGAACGTTGCACGTCCTGCCCGCAAGCACGGCAACATCCCGCTGTAA